In Spirosoma aureum, a single genomic region encodes these proteins:
- a CDS encoding porin family protein, which produces MQVSRLLLLIFLFGSPMVLRAQSNKPVGGHFGVKVGGSLTRLSLSGTSVNIPKQNLDPNIGIMYRYRLHRLVLQPELMLNVKGGAFQVEQTNAARLTINNTYTYLSVPILFGYIPTEGLTIQAGPEFSYALNSGSSTGPGRNNDLGVILGVHYDFLDMLDKFSLHLRYIYGLTNVSPEATATYQNRVFQASIVYNLYPKKKK; this is translated from the coding sequence ATGCAGGTTTCCCGACTACTACTACTTATTTTTTTATTCGGTTCGCCCATGGTTTTGCGGGCGCAGAGCAATAAACCCGTTGGTGGGCATTTTGGTGTGAAAGTGGGCGGGTCGTTAACGCGACTAAGCCTTTCGGGCACGAGTGTCAACATTCCCAAGCAGAATCTGGACCCCAATATTGGTATTATGTACCGATACCGGCTTCATAGACTCGTCCTGCAACCCGAGCTCATGCTCAATGTAAAAGGGGGCGCGTTTCAGGTTGAACAGACCAATGCTGCACGTCTGACCATAAATAACACCTATACGTATTTAAGTGTACCGATCCTGTTTGGCTATATTCCGACCGAAGGACTGACCATACAGGCTGGGCCTGAGTTTAGTTATGCGTTGAACTCAGGGTCCAGTACTGGGCCGGGCAGGAACAATGACCTGGGCGTAATCCTTGGCGTACATTACGACTTTCTGGATATGCTCGATAAGTTTAGCCTGCATCTTCGCTACATTTATGGCCTGACGAATGTTTCGCCAGAAGCAACTGCAACCTATCAGAATCGCGTTTTCCAGGCGTCGATTGTTTATAACCTGTATCCGAAAAAGAAAAAATAA
- a CDS encoding YqgE/AlgH family protein, with amino-acid sequence MNANTLPVTNGSLLIAEPFMGDTNFDRSVVLVCEHSPAGTFGLVLNQTTDLQLGDVIDDVYTTQSLFIGGPVQQNTLHFIHRRPDLIDGSIRVTSGLYWSGDFEQVKQAINVGTLTERDIRFFVGYSGWDAGQLAGELDQKAWIVSRADATFLFETPADQFWRGVLKRMGGEFKSIAHYPVDPRLN; translated from the coding sequence ATGAATGCCAACACGCTACCCGTTACGAATGGCAGTCTGTTGATTGCCGAGCCATTTATGGGCGACACTAATTTTGACCGTAGCGTTGTGCTGGTCTGTGAACATAGCCCCGCTGGTACATTCGGTTTGGTACTGAACCAGACTACGGATTTACAATTAGGGGATGTCATTGACGATGTCTATACGACTCAGTCCTTGTTTATTGGCGGCCCGGTGCAGCAGAATACACTGCATTTTATTCATCGTCGGCCCGATTTGATCGATGGTTCTATTCGGGTAACGAGTGGTTTATATTGGAGTGGTGATTTTGAACAGGTGAAACAGGCCATTAATGTTGGCACCCTCACTGAGCGTGACATCCGGTTTTTTGTGGGCTACTCGGGTTGGGATGCCGGGCAACTGGCCGGTGAACTGGACCAGAAAGCGTGGATCGTGAGCCGCGCCGATGCCACCTTCCTGTTCGAAACACCCGCCGATCAGTTCTGGCGCGGAGTGCTCAAGCGAATGGGTGGTGAGTTTAAATCGATAGCCCATTACCCGGTCGACCCTCGGTTGAATTAA
- a CDS encoding DUF4230 domain-containing protein, whose amino-acid sequence MSRFLNTLLRLFIVAILVAGLIAIWEQIRGSDVMSRFRRGDKTTQRIVLKEVMALGKLELVSYTFKDIIEHEQINTFLPNANAVLIVEGQATGCIDLTQIKPEDIQAEGDSVVVLLPKPELCSWKINHDRSRVYDTRFSFLDQSQLVSDAYRQAERQIRQSALNGGILDQTRHNADQMLKPLLERISGRKVRLTFQR is encoded by the coding sequence ATGTCTCGGTTTTTAAATACGCTGCTTCGCCTGTTTATAGTCGCTATTCTGGTAGCGGGGCTGATCGCCATCTGGGAGCAGATTCGCGGAAGTGATGTGATGAGCCGATTTCGGCGCGGTGACAAAACGACGCAGCGTATCGTGCTTAAAGAAGTGATGGCGCTGGGAAAACTGGAACTGGTGAGTTATACGTTCAAGGATATTATTGAGCACGAACAGATCAATACATTTCTGCCTAATGCTAACGCCGTGTTGATTGTAGAAGGGCAGGCAACGGGCTGCATTGACCTTACCCAAATCAAGCCGGAGGATATTCAGGCCGAGGGCGATTCGGTAGTGGTCCTGCTGCCCAAACCGGAGCTTTGTAGCTGGAAAATTAACCATGACCGGTCGCGGGTCTATGATACGAGGTTCTCGTTTCTGGATCAATCGCAGTTGGTTAGCGACGCTTACCGGCAGGCTGAACGACAGATTCGACAGTCGGCGCTAAACGGCGGAATTCTGGATCAGACACGCCATAATGCCGATCAGATGCTGAAGCCGTTACTCGAACGAATTTCGGGTCGAAAAGTGCGGCTCACCTTCCAACGATAA
- the hemA gene encoding glutamyl-tRNA reductase, with protein MLDTFKSISLSHKTAPLRVRELIALNEDEAKRLMLRLRDFFGLSDLLVVSTCNRTEVYYAFEQDLNADIARLLLIEKGLTEMDQYLPYFQFFNAHSDAVQHLFEVCVGLHSQVVGDMQIPNQVKQAYQWSADLDMAGPFLHRLMHTIFFTNKRVAQETAFRDGAASVSYAAVDLIDELVGDNQNPNVLVIGLGEIGADVCMNLEARNMKNITLCNRTQAKTEALAQKHGFRIADFANLTDEIRRADVIISSVMRDEPLITPALLKELNVLTYKYFIDLSVPRSVDAAVEQIPGVLVYNIDHIRNRADEALNQRLAAIPQVEAIVAQAVAEFGDWSKEMVVSPTINKLKNALEQIRRDEIARHLKHLTPDESEKVDKITRGIMQKIIKLPVLQLKAACKRGEAETLIDVLNDLFDLEKQPADEYKHTH; from the coding sequence ATGTTAGACACTTTCAAATCAATTAGTTTATCCCATAAAACGGCTCCTCTCCGGGTACGGGAACTAATTGCACTTAACGAAGATGAAGCAAAGAGGCTGATGCTTCGGTTGCGGGATTTTTTTGGCTTATCGGATCTGCTCGTTGTATCAACATGCAACCGTACTGAAGTCTATTACGCGTTCGAGCAGGATCTTAACGCCGATATAGCTCGCTTGTTGCTGATAGAAAAAGGCTTGACTGAGATGGATCAGTATTTGCCTTATTTCCAGTTTTTCAATGCACATTCCGATGCCGTTCAGCATCTGTTTGAGGTATGCGTTGGCCTGCATTCGCAGGTAGTTGGCGATATGCAGATTCCTAATCAGGTGAAGCAGGCCTACCAGTGGTCGGCTGATCTTGACATGGCCGGGCCGTTTCTGCACCGGCTGATGCACACTATTTTCTTTACGAACAAGCGGGTAGCCCAGGAAACTGCTTTCCGCGATGGAGCCGCTTCGGTTTCCTACGCAGCCGTAGATTTAATCGACGAATTAGTTGGCGACAACCAGAATCCGAATGTTCTGGTAATCGGCTTAGGGGAAATTGGAGCCGATGTCTGCATGAACCTGGAAGCCAGGAACATGAAAAACATAACGCTTTGCAACCGGACTCAGGCTAAAACCGAAGCATTAGCGCAGAAACATGGCTTCCGCATTGCTGATTTTGCGAATCTGACCGATGAAATTCGTCGGGCCGATGTGATTATTTCATCGGTTATGCGCGATGAGCCGTTAATTACGCCGGCATTATTGAAGGAGTTAAATGTACTGACCTATAAATATTTTATTGACCTGTCTGTTCCGCGTAGTGTCGATGCTGCTGTTGAGCAGATTCCGGGCGTACTGGTTTATAATATTGATCATATCCGTAACCGGGCCGATGAAGCACTGAACCAACGTTTAGCCGCCATTCCGCAGGTTGAAGCCATTGTGGCGCAGGCCGTGGCCGAATTCGGCGACTGGTCGAAGGAAATGGTTGTTTCGCCAACGATCAATAAACTGAAGAACGCACTGGAGCAGATTCGCCGGGATGAAATTGCCCGTCACCTGAAGCACCTGACCCCCGATGAGTCTGAAAAAGTGGACAAAATTACGCGGGGTATCATGCAGAAGATTATCAAGCTGCCTGTTCTTCAACTGAAAGCCGCCTGTAAACGGGGAGAAGCCGAAACGCTGATCGACGTTCTGAACGATTTATTTGATTTGGAAAAACAGCCCGCTGACGAATACAAACACACACATTGA
- a CDS encoding sensor histidine kinase encodes MLKSFDIYNQNNILKIIVALNLLLVGTGSLLYTNRLITKLETREQQYVQLYAKTIAYLVDPNHFDSGDLTFVTSEILEANRTVPAIYVDPNGQISKPLNIDFPDNLADNEKEQYLRQRIVDMRKRHPPLVVEVGNGVRGLVYYDNSNLLRQMAYFPYVLLAILTALGVLAYLAFSSSRRAEQNRVWVGLAKETAHQLGTPMSSLMAWVEYMRSDPAQYDESITDEIEKDVRRLETITARFSSIGSIPTLKDEDITDVIEQFTGYLAKRISTKVKMSMTSQLPPGETVKINKLLFEWVIENICKNAVDAMKGVGELRLNILALPNHEIAIDITDTGKGIPKASMQKVFTPGFSTKKRGWGLGLTLAKRIVEEYHNGRLFVKSSEVGKGTTFRIVLNADKEKKAVEPQPSVKEA; translated from the coding sequence ATGCTGAAATCATTCGATATCTATAATCAGAATAATATCCTTAAGATAATCGTTGCGCTCAACCTGTTGTTGGTAGGAACGGGGTCACTATTGTATACAAACCGGCTCATCACAAAACTGGAAACCCGCGAACAGCAATATGTACAACTTTACGCAAAAACCATTGCTTACTTAGTTGACCCCAATCACTTCGATTCTGGCGACCTGACATTTGTGACCAGTGAGATTCTTGAGGCAAACCGTACTGTTCCAGCCATCTATGTCGATCCCAATGGGCAGATATCTAAACCGCTCAATATCGATTTTCCAGATAACCTGGCGGACAATGAAAAGGAGCAGTATCTAAGGCAGAGGATCGTTGACATGCGTAAACGGCACCCCCCCCTAGTCGTTGAGGTCGGTAATGGTGTGCGAGGATTGGTTTATTACGATAACTCTAATCTTCTCAGACAAATGGCCTATTTCCCTTATGTGCTACTGGCCATTCTGACGGCTTTAGGCGTGCTGGCTTACTTGGCGTTCAGTTCGTCGCGTCGGGCCGAGCAAAATCGGGTGTGGGTAGGGCTGGCCAAAGAAACGGCCCACCAGCTAGGCACGCCCATGTCGTCGCTGATGGCGTGGGTGGAGTATATGCGATCAGACCCGGCCCAATACGACGAGTCAATTACAGACGAGATTGAAAAAGACGTTCGACGGCTGGAAACCATTACGGCCCGATTCTCGAGCATCGGTTCTATTCCTACGCTGAAAGACGAAGATATTACGGATGTGATCGAACAGTTTACGGGCTATCTGGCGAAGCGAATTTCGACGAAAGTCAAGATGAGCATGACCAGTCAGTTACCCCCTGGCGAGACGGTTAAAATCAATAAATTACTGTTCGAATGGGTTATCGAGAACATTTGCAAAAACGCGGTCGATGCCATGAAGGGTGTCGGTGAGTTGAGGCTTAACATACTGGCTTTACCCAATCATGAAATAGCCATCGATATTACGGATACAGGAAAGGGCATTCCCAAAGCCAGTATGCAAAAAGTATTTACGCCGGGTTTCAGTACGAAAAAACGCGGCTGGGGATTGGGTCTGACGCTGGCCAAACGAATTGTTGAGGAATACCACAACGGGCGTCTGTTCGTTAAAAGCTCAGAAGTTGGCAAGGGAACAACGTTCCGGATTGTGCTGAATGCCGACAAAGAAAAGAAAGCCGTGGAACCACAGCCTTCCGTCAAAGAAGCGTAA
- a CDS encoding LuxE/PaaK family acyltransferase, protein MLSTEIASFRQSLRQQILSIHSRPSDQGLFEQLALTVFRYQALHNPIYRDYLQHLAIKPDQVTALRRVPFMPISFFKNHNILTGFQPQPDTLTFASSGTTGEQTSRHFVSDPDLYDAISIGIFEQTYGSLGNFHIVALLPSYLERNNSSLVYMVQRFMTQTGSDKSGFFLHNHHELTEQLRQLTQEPDQKKILLVGVTFGLLDWAESGQDLSFLGQNPNLIVMETGGMKGRRQELLREEVHQILIKALGIQTVHSEYGMTELLSQAYSNGNGLFQPSPTLRVFLRDINDPFLIYPDDYKRTGGINVVDLANLDSCSFIETQDLGQYDGNEGGFRVIGRFDNSDVRGCNLMVI, encoded by the coding sequence ATGCTTTCGACCGAGATAGCCTCATTTCGGCAATCACTCCGCCAGCAAATTCTGTCTATACATTCTCGCCCGTCGGACCAGGGTCTGTTCGAGCAGCTTGCCTTAACCGTTTTCCGGTATCAGGCCCTTCACAATCCCATTTACCGGGATTATCTACAGCACCTTGCTATTAAACCTGACCAGGTTACAGCCCTACGCCGGGTGCCTTTCATGCCAATCAGTTTCTTCAAAAACCATAACATTCTGACGGGGTTTCAGCCGCAGCCAGATACGTTAACTTTTGCCAGTAGTGGAACAACCGGAGAACAGACAAGTCGCCATTTTGTATCCGATCCGGACCTTTATGACGCCATTAGTATCGGTATTTTTGAGCAAACGTACGGTTCTCTTGGCAACTTCCACATTGTAGCTTTACTGCCATCGTATCTTGAACGAAATAACTCGTCGCTGGTGTATATGGTTCAGCGATTTATGACCCAGACAGGTTCGGATAAATCTGGTTTTTTTCTCCACAACCACCATGAATTGACCGAGCAGCTCCGGCAACTTACGCAAGAACCTGATCAGAAAAAAATTCTGCTTGTTGGCGTTACGTTTGGCCTGCTGGATTGGGCCGAATCGGGGCAGGATTTATCATTTCTGGGTCAAAACCCGAACCTGATCGTCATGGAAACGGGCGGCATGAAAGGTCGTCGTCAGGAATTACTACGCGAAGAGGTTCACCAGATCCTGATAAAAGCGTTAGGCATTCAAACTGTTCACTCCGAATATGGTATGACCGAATTGCTTTCTCAGGCTTATTCCAACGGGAATGGCCTATTTCAGCCCAGCCCTACCCTACGTGTGTTTTTGCGTGACATTAACGACCCATTTTTGATATACCCCGATGATTATAAACGAACGGGCGGCATCAACGTCGTCGATTTAGCGAATCTGGACTCCTGTTCGTTCATTGAAACGCAGGATTTAGGGCAGTATGATGGCAACGAAGGTGGTTTCCGTGTTATCGGCCGGTTCGACAATTCCGATGTCCGGGGCTGTAATCTGATGGTTATCTGA
- a CDS encoding sigma-54-dependent transcriptional regulator: MAKLIIVDDEKSIRAALRDILEYEGYEVDEAKDGEEGLDMIMRTSYDVALCDIRMPKMDGLELLQKANEASKGTQFVMISAYGNVENAVEATKRGAFDFITKPPDLNRLLITVRNAIERAKLVQETKTLKKRIYKLNEIVGESAPIQKVKETINRVAATEARVLITGANGSGKEMVAKQIHEKGSRSNQSLIEVNCAAIPGELIESELFGHEKGAFTGASARRVGKFEQADSGTLFLDEIGDMSLSAQAKVLRALQENKITRVGGDKEIKVNVRVIAATNKDLRQEIVNGNFREDLFHRLSVIVIHVPPLAERRTDIPLLTEKFLHDIATEYGSTVKELAPDAMMYLQSLPWTGNVRELRNVVERLVIMCGEEITLEDVKAYA, translated from the coding sequence ATGGCCAAATTGATTATCGTAGATGACGAGAAGAGCATTCGGGCAGCTCTACGCGATATTTTAGAGTATGAAGGCTACGAGGTTGACGAAGCCAAAGACGGCGAAGAAGGGTTAGACATGATCATGCGCACGAGCTACGACGTAGCGCTGTGTGATATCCGGATGCCCAAAATGGACGGCCTGGAATTGTTACAGAAAGCAAACGAAGCCAGCAAGGGTACTCAGTTCGTGATGATTTCGGCCTACGGCAATGTCGAAAACGCGGTTGAAGCCACAAAGCGCGGAGCCTTTGATTTCATCACCAAACCACCCGATCTGAACCGCCTGCTCATCACTGTCCGGAATGCCATCGAACGGGCCAAGCTCGTGCAGGAAACAAAGACGCTGAAGAAACGAATCTATAAGCTTAATGAGATTGTTGGTGAATCGGCCCCAATTCAGAAAGTGAAAGAAACCATCAATCGGGTGGCGGCAACGGAAGCCCGCGTGCTTATAACCGGAGCCAATGGTTCGGGTAAAGAGATGGTAGCCAAGCAGATTCATGAGAAAGGCAGCCGGTCAAATCAGTCGCTTATTGAAGTTAACTGCGCGGCTATTCCCGGCGAACTGATTGAGAGTGAATTGTTTGGTCATGAAAAAGGAGCGTTTACCGGCGCCAGTGCCCGTCGTGTTGGTAAATTTGAGCAGGCCGACAGTGGAACATTATTTCTGGACGAGATTGGCGATATGAGCCTTTCCGCACAGGCGAAAGTGCTCCGGGCTTTACAGGAAAACAAGATCACCCGCGTTGGGGGCGATAAAGAAATCAAAGTTAATGTCAGGGTCATTGCGGCTACCAATAAAGATCTTCGGCAGGAAATTGTGAACGGTAATTTCCGGGAAGACTTATTCCATCGCCTGAGCGTGATCGTTATTCATGTTCCGCCCCTGGCCGAACGCCGTACCGATATTCCGCTGCTGACCGAGAAGTTTTTACATGATATTGCCACCGAATATGGCTCAACGGTTAAAGAACTGGCTCCTGATGCCATGATGTACCTCCAATCGCTGCCCTGGACGGGTAACGTTCGCGAACTGCGCAACGTAGTTGAGCGACTGGTGATCATGTGTGGCGAAGAAATTACGCTGGAGGATGTGAAAGCCTATGCATAG
- a CDS encoding glycoside hydrolase family 2 TIM barrel-domain containing protein: MRKCLLLSLFFTPFLATLCWAQALPDWEDPQVISRNTEKPHATLVPFATEQQALSSTDWRTSPYVKLLNGSWKFRWLKHPDQIPPDFYQPNTDDKTWDELPVPSNWQVVGAREGRPYDRPIFTNIKHPFPATPPRITSDTNAVGLYRVRFTVPANFQGRNIFLHFAGVQSTCRVFLNGQPVGYHEDSMTPAEFLITDKLKTGENLLAVEVINWSDGSYLEDQDFWRISGIFRDVFLYAPPETYLRDLYATTDLDEQYRDATLKITANVRTLSAAQVPYRLRATLYDSKRTVIFSETISSETATNTGQESLFRLAKEIKNPALWSAESPTLYTLTVQLIGSDSQPSEAISQRIGFREMTLTEGQLLVNGKPVTYKGVNRHEFDPNTGRVISRESMIQDIKLMKQYNINAVRTSHYPNVTDWYDLCDEYGLYVIDEANIESHDLWSKGQSPATKPEWRDAFVARGRAMVERDKNHPSIVIWSLGNETDMGQNFRDMADIIRLIDPTRPIHYEGRRPYTGTSLTSFDIISTMYPSVDDLVKLMEKDPARPVIVCEYAHSMGNSVGNLKDYWAAIDKYPRMQGAFIWDWVDQGLRLKNKAGEEFTDHINYIDGANAGDGLVNPDRTPQPEINEVKLVYQYVKLATPTPLSAGQIRTDGSVKLNVRNTYDFQSLEPFRLEWELIRNGDVIQRGGENNLVAKPGQTQVLTLPVRISEVVDLRQITGNARAVQADGASLSNEYFLNVSVRLKQATSWASANHEVASAQFPIKTDAPTPVVMSMNRIPAVKVAPSATTVTIRGKDFTIVFDKARGTLNQWIFRGKNLLTQGLQPSLWRVPTDNDEGGGNQSFAARWRQAGLDTVKARPVDFKVETRPQMVRVSCTNELVGTGGSMLQQTDYVVYGTGDVQVTTTYTPSGSLPPLARVGMQFQLPATVNNLKWYGRGPFESYADRKDAAKVGLYESKVADQFFPYTMAQENGNKTDVRWAELTDGMGIGLLIMGDVSTNTVLTINARDYTDAALLKAKQPDNQEVERGTVTVVNVDMAQMGLGGDDSWSPRVHSEYQLLGTKSYSYSFRMRPVDARTNIAEVVSLPLPR; this comes from the coding sequence ATGCGCAAATGCTTACTTCTCTCTTTATTTTTTACCCCTTTTTTAGCTACCCTTTGTTGGGCACAGGCATTACCTGATTGGGAAGACCCGCAGGTGATTAGTCGAAATACAGAAAAACCTCATGCCACACTAGTCCCATTTGCAACGGAACAGCAAGCCCTATCATCGACCGATTGGCGCACGTCACCCTATGTCAAATTGCTCAATGGTTCCTGGAAATTCCGCTGGCTGAAACACCCTGACCAAATACCTCCTGATTTTTATCAGCCCAATACCGATGATAAAACCTGGGATGAGCTGCCGGTTCCTTCTAACTGGCAGGTCGTGGGCGCTCGCGAAGGAAGACCATATGATCGACCCATTTTTACGAATATCAAACATCCGTTTCCGGCTACGCCCCCGCGTATTACATCCGATACGAATGCGGTAGGGCTCTATCGGGTACGTTTTACGGTTCCGGCCAATTTTCAGGGTCGTAACATCTTTCTGCACTTTGCTGGTGTGCAATCGACGTGTCGGGTTTTTCTGAATGGTCAGCCAGTCGGTTACCATGAAGATAGCATGACACCTGCCGAGTTTCTTATCACGGATAAGCTTAAAACCGGTGAAAATCTGCTGGCCGTAGAAGTCATTAACTGGTCGGACGGAAGCTATCTTGAGGATCAGGATTTCTGGCGGATCTCCGGAATTTTTCGCGATGTGTTTCTTTATGCACCGCCCGAAACGTACCTGCGTGATCTTTATGCCACAACTGATCTGGATGAGCAATACCGGGACGCTACCCTCAAAATAACGGCAAACGTCCGAACGCTTTCTGCCGCCCAAGTACCATACCGGCTCCGGGCTACCCTGTACGACTCGAAACGAACGGTTATTTTTTCGGAGACGATCAGTTCCGAAACGGCTACCAATACCGGACAGGAATCTCTTTTCCGACTGGCGAAAGAAATAAAGAACCCTGCCCTCTGGAGTGCTGAATCGCCAACTTTATATACGCTGACCGTACAACTCATTGGGTCTGATAGTCAGCCATCAGAAGCCATTAGCCAACGAATTGGGTTTCGGGAAATGACGTTAACGGAGGGTCAACTGCTGGTAAATGGCAAACCTGTTACCTACAAGGGCGTTAACCGGCACGAATTTGACCCCAACACGGGGCGGGTTATCAGCCGCGAGTCGATGATTCAGGATATCAAACTGATGAAGCAATACAATATCAACGCCGTACGCACTTCGCATTATCCAAATGTAACGGACTGGTATGATCTCTGCGACGAATATGGCCTTTATGTTATTGATGAAGCCAATATCGAAAGCCATGATTTATGGTCGAAAGGGCAATCGCCAGCCACCAAACCCGAATGGCGCGATGCCTTTGTTGCCAGGGGCCGAGCAATGGTTGAGCGCGATAAGAACCATCCGTCTATTGTGATCTGGTCGCTGGGGAACGAAACGGATATGGGTCAGAACTTTCGGGATATGGCCGATATCATCCGGTTGATCGATCCGACACGACCCATTCATTACGAGGGCCGTCGACCGTATACAGGAACCTCTCTGACCAGTTTCGACATTATTTCAACCATGTATCCGTCTGTCGACGATCTGGTTAAGCTGATGGAGAAAGACCCCGCCCGTCCGGTTATCGTCTGTGAATACGCCCATTCGATGGGCAACAGCGTTGGTAATCTGAAAGACTACTGGGCTGCTATCGATAAGTATCCACGTATGCAGGGCGCATTTATCTGGGACTGGGTAGATCAGGGTTTGCGGCTAAAAAACAAGGCAGGGGAGGAATTCACTGATCATATTAATTACATCGATGGCGCTAACGCTGGCGACGGTCTGGTCAATCCGGATCGAACACCACAGCCGGAAATCAACGAGGTGAAGCTGGTTTATCAATACGTGAAACTGGCCACACCAACTCCGTTGTCGGCCGGGCAAATCCGAACAGACGGATCGGTAAAGCTAAACGTTCGGAATACCTACGATTTTCAATCGCTTGAGCCGTTTCGACTGGAGTGGGAGTTGATCCGTAATGGCGACGTTATTCAGCGGGGTGGCGAGAATAATTTAGTGGCTAAACCCGGTCAGACGCAGGTTCTAACCCTGCCGGTCCGCATCAGCGAAGTGGTTGATCTTCGGCAAATTACCGGCAATGCCCGCGCCGTTCAAGCGGATGGTGCATCCCTGTCAAACGAATATTTTCTAAATGTGAGTGTTCGGCTAAAACAGGCAACAAGCTGGGCATCAGCCAATCATGAAGTGGCATCGGCTCAGTTTCCAATCAAAACGGATGCGCCAACACCAGTCGTTATGAGTATGAACCGCATTCCAGCGGTCAAAGTAGCACCATCTGCTACGACTGTAACGATTCGGGGGAAAGATTTTACGATTGTATTTGATAAAGCCAGAGGTACGCTGAACCAGTGGATTTTCAGGGGAAAGAACCTGCTGACTCAGGGTCTCCAGCCAAGCCTTTGGCGAGTGCCAACCGATAACGATGAAGGGGGTGGCAACCAATCGTTTGCAGCCCGCTGGCGTCAGGCTGGTTTAGATACGGTTAAAGCCCGGCCCGTCGATTTTAAGGTAGAAACGCGCCCGCAAATGGTGCGGGTTAGCTGTACAAATGAACTTGTCGGTACTGGCGGTAGTATGCTCCAGCAAACAGATTATGTCGTTTATGGAACAGGAGATGTACAGGTTACCACAACCTATACGCCATCAGGATCGCTTCCGCCACTGGCTCGGGTAGGTATGCAGTTTCAGCTACCAGCAACGGTCAATAACCTGAAATGGTACGGTCGTGGCCCATTTGAGAGTTATGCCGACCGAAAAGATGCTGCTAAAGTAGGATTGTACGAAAGCAAAGTGGCCGATCAGTTTTTCCCGTACACGATGGCGCAGGAAAATGGCAACAAAACCGATGTTCGGTGGGCCGAACTCACGGATGGTATGGGTATTGGACTACTGATCATGGGTGATGTGAGCACTAATACCGTACTGACCATCAATGCCCGCGATTATACGGATGCCGCTTTACTGAAAGCTAAACAACCCGATAATCAGGAAGTCGAGCGGGGCACTGTAACGGTTGTTAACGTGGATATGGCGCAAATGGGGCTAGGGGGTGATGACAGCTGGTCACCACGCGTTCATTCGGAGTATCAGTTATTGGGGACAAAATCGTATTCGTATTCATTTCGGATGCGGCCCGTCGATGCCCGAACGAATATCGCCGAGGTAGTTAGTTTGCCGCTGCCACGGTAA
- a CDS encoding alpha/beta hydrolase, which produces MNYRRLLFCLLIVLPILASAQSRRRTQLTTPQSNGPVPVVSAPQARLLEGMVLNSSILNRGVKFSIYLPPDYYTSNRRYPVVYLLHGYGDDETGWVQFGEADRIADSGIRSGELPPMIIVMPDGGATFYVNDYQNKIRYEDMFVQELIPHIDTMFRTRTQREYRAISGLSMGGFGSLTLSMHHPELFSSCAALSAGIRTDESFVNIPDDRYNTVFAPVFSGLVKGEERLTVTWKRNSPINLAKSAPEGDLTKVRWYIDCGDDDALTVGNAMLHLALLERKIPHEYRVRDGAHTWSYWRSGLPDALKFIGASFHQ; this is translated from the coding sequence ATGAATTATCGCCGTTTACTTTTTTGTTTACTCATTGTTCTTCCAATTCTTGCGTCGGCCCAATCACGCCGGCGCACCCAGCTAACAACTCCTCAATCCAACGGACCGGTTCCGGTTGTGTCTGCTCCGCAAGCTCGTCTGCTGGAAGGCATGGTGCTCAACAGTTCGATACTGAATCGAGGAGTCAAATTTTCAATCTATCTTCCGCCTGACTATTACACATCGAACCGACGCTATCCAGTCGTTTACCTCTTGCATGGTTACGGCGATGATGAAACAGGCTGGGTACAATTTGGCGAAGCTGACCGCATTGCTGATTCAGGTATTCGATCAGGCGAATTGCCCCCAATGATTATTGTTATGCCCGACGGGGGCGCCACGTTTTATGTCAATGATTACCAGAACAAAATTCGCTACGAAGATATGTTTGTGCAGGAACTCATCCCGCACATCGATACCATGTTTCGGACGCGCACTCAACGGGAATACCGAGCCATTTCGGGTCTCTCGATGGGTGGCTTTGGCTCACTCACCTTGTCGATGCATCACCCCGAATTATTTAGCTCCTGTGCTGCCCTGAGTGCAGGCATACGCACCGATGAGAGCTTTGTGAACATTCCAGACGATCGGTATAACACAGTTTTTGCACCCGTATTCAGCGGCCTGGTCAAAGGGGAAGAACGACTGACCGTGACCTGGAAGCGTAATAGTCCAATCAACCTGGCGAAATCGGCTCCGGAAGGTGATCTTACAAAAGTACGCTGGTACATCGACTGTGGCGACGACGACGCCCTGACAGTTGGCAATGCCATGCTACACCTCGCTTTGCTCGAACGCAAGATTCCGCATGAATATCGCGTCCGAGACGGCGCTCATACGTGGTCTTACTGGCGTTCCGGTCTACCCGATGCCCTGAAGTTCATTGGTGCCAGTTTTCATCAGTGA